GTGTTACATCTAGTAATCTCAAATTTAATCCttcgtttatgtttttgtctcttttcgCAATGCGAAATTCATCGAGTTGAATGTTGTGTGTCTCTAGATTCATACCTTCTAACTCTGTCTCATTGCTCCTAAACTCAAAGAAACCCAAATATACGTTTCTGTTAGGAGGTGACGAATGAAAAACTCACAGTAAACCACTAAATTCCTAATTCTCAATGTagaagaaataatttttaaaaatgttggaTGAACAATGTACCTATAGGGTCGCGTTTTCAAGCAATTTCCACCTTTATCCCATTCTCCATCTTCGAAATGTGAAGGTGCAAATGTCCTTAGAAACACTTCTCCTTTAAAATTCTCTAATCCAAGAATGGTCTTAAATGTTGTTCTCAATGCTCTTCTATACGCAAAATGTGCCCCGACATTTCTAACGCCGGGAATGTAACAATACAAGCATCCTATCCGTTTTTGTTTGTCGAAAAGGAAGAGTGGTCGGAAAAACCACTGTccagaggagatgatgatgtaATCGAACTCAACGATTTGGGAAGCCCAAGAAGGGTCAGGTTCGTCGAGGTAGAGATTGTAAAATGAATTAGGACCTGCCGGGCCAGTTTCGGTTTCTTCGGAGCGAACCAAATGGGTTGTCCAAAATGTGGCAATCGTGAAGTTGTAGGTTTTGTATCTCCATCTTTGGAAATTAAAGTCTTGTTGTCGTGAGTCATCCTCGGGATCTTCCACCTGaagttaatattttaattaaggTGACTTTAATTTG
Above is a window of Camelina sativa cultivar DH55 unplaced genomic scaffold, Cs unpScaffold01818, whole genome shotgun sequence DNA encoding:
- the LOC104774185 gene encoding protein trichome birefringence-like 20, whose protein sequence is VEDPEDDSRQQDFNFQRWRYKTYNFTIATFWTTHLVRSEETETGPAGPNSFYNLYLDEPDPSWASQIVEFDYIIISSGQWFFRPLFLFDKQKRIGCLYCYIPGVRNVGAHFAYRRALRTTFKTILGLENFKGEVFLRTFAPSHFEDGEWDKGGNCLKTRPYRSNETELEGMNLETHNIQLDEFRIAKRDKNINEGLNLRLLDVTQVMLLRPDGHPSRFGHKPEDKVVLYNDCVHWCLPGPIDSWNDFLLD